The following proteins come from a genomic window of Negativicoccus succinicivorans:
- a CDS encoding RluA family pseudouridine synthase produces MYEWVTDAAAEKTRLDVWLAMVLDVSRSAAQKLCKAGAVTVEGAPAKANTVLRAGMFVTAEYTPKLEALPEPQDIPLDVRYEDEDVVVINKARGMVVHPSPGHADGTLVNALLFYTKGHLAEMSDPIRPGIVHRLDRDTSGLLVAAKTPRGRDSLQAQIRAHSAGRIYYALVHGNPSNERGIIKLSLGRDARDRLRQAVLPDGRDATTHFTVVERMPHYALLRLALETGRTHQIRVHLSYIGYPIVQDPLYGRKRDRFPIEGQALHAAELSFDRPADGERITVTAPWPEDFAACLTKAREEA; encoded by the coding sequence ATGTATGAATGGGTAACAGATGCGGCGGCGGAAAAAACGCGTCTGGATGTATGGTTGGCGATGGTGCTCGATGTATCACGATCCGCGGCGCAAAAATTGTGCAAGGCGGGCGCGGTAACGGTGGAAGGCGCGCCGGCCAAAGCGAATACCGTTTTGCGCGCGGGCATGTTCGTGACGGCGGAGTATACGCCGAAATTGGAAGCGTTGCCGGAGCCGCAAGATATTCCGCTGGATGTGCGTTACGAAGATGAGGATGTCGTGGTGATCAATAAGGCGCGCGGCATGGTGGTGCATCCGTCGCCGGGACACGCGGACGGGACGCTGGTCAACGCGCTGCTCTTTTACACCAAAGGGCATCTGGCGGAAATGAGTGATCCGATCCGACCGGGCATTGTGCATCGTTTGGATCGGGATACGTCCGGACTGTTGGTGGCGGCGAAAACGCCGCGGGGGCGCGACAGCCTGCAGGCGCAAATCCGCGCGCACTCGGCGGGACGAATTTACTACGCGCTGGTGCACGGTAATCCGTCGAACGAGCGCGGCATCATCAAGCTGTCGCTCGGACGGGACGCGCGTGACCGGTTGCGTCAGGCGGTGCTGCCTGACGGACGTGACGCGACGACGCATTTTACGGTGGTTGAACGCATGCCGCATTACGCGTTGCTGCGTTTGGCGCTTGAAACGGGACGAACGCATCAAATTCGCGTGCATTTATCTTATATCGGGTATCCGATTGTGCAGGATCCGCTCTACGGACGCAAGCGCGATCGGTTCCCGATTGAAGGACAGGCGTTGCACGCCGCCGAACTTTCATTTGACCGACCGGCGGACGGCGAACGGATCACCGTGACCGCGCCGTGGCCGGAAGATTTTGCCGCGTGCCTGACGAAGGCCCGGGAGGAAGCGTAA
- the pyrR gene encoding bifunctional pyr operon transcriptional regulator/uracil phosphoribosyltransferase PyrR — protein MWKNKTLLLDAEAIRRVVRRIGHECLERNRGLEDAVFIGIETRGEPLAERLARQVDAIEGVKVEVYALDVTAFRDDEKAAPAQSNLPAIDVDGKLVLLVDDVLYTGRTVRSALNAIMAMGRPRAIQLAVLVDRGHRELPIRADYVGKNVPTAEREDVAVELLEIDGNDRVWLREKAE, from the coding sequence ATGTGGAAAAATAAAACCTTACTGCTTGATGCCGAAGCGATCCGACGTGTCGTGCGGCGCATCGGACATGAATGTTTGGAACGTAACCGCGGTTTGGAAGACGCCGTGTTTATCGGCATCGAAACGCGCGGGGAGCCGCTGGCCGAACGCCTGGCGCGTCAGGTGGACGCGATCGAAGGGGTGAAGGTCGAGGTTTACGCGTTGGACGTGACGGCCTTTCGCGATGATGAAAAAGCCGCTCCGGCGCAAAGCAATTTGCCGGCGATTGATGTGGACGGCAAACTCGTGTTGCTGGTGGACGACGTGCTCTACACGGGGCGGACGGTGCGCAGCGCGCTGAACGCCATCATGGCCATGGGGCGGCCGCGCGCCATTCAGCTGGCGGTATTGGTGGATCGCGGGCATCGGGAACTCCCGATTCGCGCGGATTACGTCGGCAAAAACGTGCCGACCGCCGAGCGGGAAGATGTGGCGGTCGAATTGTTGGAAATCGACGGCAACGATCGCGTTTGGCTGCGCGAAAAAGCGGAATAA
- the rpmI gene encoding 50S ribosomal protein L35, which yields MPKIKTKRAAAKRFKKTGTGQFKRSKAYKSHILEKKAPKRLRQLRKAAMINKADQKRVERMLPNG from the coding sequence ATGCCGAAAATTAAAACCAAACGCGCTGCCGCTAAACGTTTCAAGAAAACGGGTACCGGCCAATTTAAACGTTCGAAAGCATACAAAAGTCATATTTTAGAGAAGAAAGCGCCGAAACGCCTGCGTCAGTTGCGCAAAGCCGCAATGATCAACAAGGCGGATCAAAAACGCGTGGAACGTATGTTGCCGAACGGCTAA
- a CDS encoding Ppx/GppA phosphatase family protein, which translates to MIGKQKRMYGVIHIGSVGLSLLIVDYGGPDDVTIVQEARRAAGFGEEVFTQGELSFTSIRQMVRIINGFRRIMADYEVEEVMVYATAVLREAKNSRMILDLIRVHTGLSVEILDMPQEIFYKHYALHYELTHNADVAAGTTLYVDITSSAVGLTIWQKDTLKYQQNLHIGTLRVLESFRRAQRDSYDFPKVLDEFLGRILEPIWPMLEQYEIDNVVLSGRESRLVARMMGFTTQQAMRIVSPERFFRVFQSSQSQTSTSLEHAYGFTADETEKLLPTLHLYAQIFTHVQPQRLLMMSTTFLYGAMLYYGARTTDEPALAFLREQHLELAKTMAARYGGNIMHGETVAEYVVILMKALRSVHGLGERDTYLLRMAVFLHQIGRFVNLRQNGVHTYHIIMGTDLFGLTDLEKEMVAVVAYYNYKGRPSDEDKPFRQLPEWVKMVILKLVAVLRLAKAMDKGEQHKLYNVEAFLRRGSLVIYYDAKANTNTLLEEWTFAEETKLFTDVFGLDAKLERRPQ; encoded by the coding sequence ATGATCGGCAAACAAAAACGAATGTACGGCGTCATTCATATCGGCTCGGTAGGGCTGTCACTTTTGATCGTCGATTACGGCGGTCCGGACGATGTCACGATCGTACAGGAAGCGAGACGCGCGGCGGGTTTCGGCGAAGAAGTTTTCACGCAAGGAGAGCTGTCCTTTACGTCGATCCGGCAAATGGTGAGGATCATCAACGGCTTTCGCCGGATTATGGCGGATTATGAAGTCGAAGAAGTCATGGTATATGCGACGGCGGTTTTGCGGGAAGCGAAAAACAGCCGCATGATTTTGGATTTGATTCGCGTGCATACGGGGCTTTCTGTGGAAATTCTCGATATGCCGCAGGAGATTTTTTATAAGCATTACGCATTGCACTATGAATTAACGCATAATGCCGATGTCGCCGCGGGGACGACACTGTATGTCGATATTACCTCCAGCGCGGTGGGACTCACGATTTGGCAAAAAGATACCTTGAAATATCAGCAAAACCTTCATATCGGCACGTTGCGCGTGCTGGAATCGTTCCGCCGCGCCCAGCGTGACAGCTATGATTTTCCAAAAGTTCTGGACGAATTTCTCGGGCGCATTCTGGAACCGATTTGGCCGATGTTGGAGCAATACGAGATTGATAATGTCGTTCTGTCCGGTCGGGAATCGCGATTGGTCGCTCGGATGATGGGTTTCACTACGCAGCAAGCGATGCGCATCGTTTCACCGGAGCGCTTTTTCCGCGTGTTTCAGAGTTCGCAGTCGCAAACGTCGACGAGTCTCGAACACGCGTACGGTTTCACCGCCGATGAAACGGAAAAATTATTGCCGACGCTGCACCTTTACGCGCAGATTTTTACGCATGTGCAGCCGCAACGTCTGCTGATGATGTCGACGACCTTTCTCTACGGCGCGATGCTTTACTACGGCGCGCGCACGACCGACGAACCGGCTCTTGCTTTTTTGCGCGAGCAGCATCTCGAGCTTGCCAAGACGATGGCGGCGCGCTACGGCGGCAACATCATGCATGGGGAAACGGTCGCGGAGTATGTCGTCATTTTGATGAAAGCGCTGCGCTCGGTACACGGTTTGGGCGAACGGGACACGTATCTTTTGCGGATGGCGGTATTTCTGCATCAGATCGGGCGTTTCGTCAACTTACGCCAAAACGGCGTGCACACGTACCACATCATCATGGGAACCGATTTATTCGGACTGACCGATCTGGAGAAAGAGATGGTCGCGGTCGTTGCGTACTACAATTACAAAGGCCGTCCGAGTGATGAAGATAAACCGTTCCGGCAATTGCCCGAATGGGTCAAGATGGTGATTTTGAAACTCGTCGCCGTATTGCGATTGGCCAAGGCCATGGACAAAGGCGAACAGCATAAGCTTTACAACGTCGAAGCCTTTTTGCGTCGCGGCAGTTTGGTGATTTATTACGACGCGAAAGCCAATACGAACACCCTTTTGGAAGAATGGACATTTGCCGAAGAAACCAAATTATTTACGGATGTTTTCGGGCTGGATGCGAAATTGGAAAGGAGACCCCAATGA
- the lspA gene encoding signal peptidase II: protein MTFWVALVVIVLDQLTKYYVRATMEIGESIPVIPNMWHWTYIENHGAAFGILAHQQWFFLLVVAILFALFFWYRERIPREPKYFSIAVGMLLGGALGNAWDRFYQGSVTDFFDLRVWPIFNVADIAICVAVVCFCLFFWRRGNA from the coding sequence ATGACTTTTTGGGTAGCGTTGGTCGTGATTGTGCTCGACCAGTTGACGAAATATTATGTGCGCGCGACGATGGAGATCGGGGAAAGTATTCCCGTCATTCCGAATATGTGGCATTGGACGTATATAGAAAACCACGGTGCGGCCTTCGGCATTTTGGCGCATCAGCAATGGTTTTTTCTGTTGGTGGTGGCGATTTTATTCGCGCTTTTCTTTTGGTATCGGGAACGCATTCCGCGGGAACCGAAATATTTTTCCATCGCGGTCGGCATGCTGCTGGGGGGCGCGCTCGGCAATGCTTGGGATCGGTTCTATCAGGGCAGCGTGACGGACTTTTTCGACTTGCGCGTGTGGCCGATTTTCAATGTGGCGGATATCGCGATTTGCGTCGCGGTGGTTTGCTTTTGCCTGTTCTTTTGGCGGCGAGGTAACGCGTGA
- the secE gene encoding preprotein translocase subunit SecE: MARQNTQVQQQGVTSFFRGVRQEMKKVVWPTKNELVRYTIVVLITVAFISLLIMAVDFVFTGFYKLFAGALAGAM, encoded by the coding sequence ATGGCAAGACAAAACACACAAGTACAGCAGCAAGGCGTAACGTCCTTTTTCCGCGGCGTACGACAGGAAATGAAAAAAGTGGTATGGCCGACGAAAAATGAATTGGTGCGTTACACAATTGTGGTTTTGATCACGGTTGCCTTCATTAGCCTGCTGATCATGGCAGTCGATTTCGTCTTCACGGGATTCTATAAATTGTTCGCCGGTGCTCTTGCCGGAGCGATGTAA
- the infC gene encoding translation initiation factor IF-3, with protein sequence MSKELRINEQIRAREVRLVSEDNEQLGVMSQREALAMAEEHGLDLVEVAPQGRPPVCRLMNYGKYRYEQQKREKEARKKQKVITLKEVKLRPNIEDHDFYVKMKNAIRFLEDGSKVKVTIMFRGRELSHPELGEKLLIRFAAELKELAEQERGPKLEGRNMTMMLVPKSK encoded by the coding sequence ATTAGCAAAGAATTACGTATCAACGAACAAATTCGTGCCCGCGAAGTGCGGCTGGTCAGTGAAGATAACGAACAGCTGGGAGTCATGTCGCAACGTGAGGCCTTGGCCATGGCTGAAGAGCATGGTTTGGATTTGGTCGAAGTCGCGCCGCAGGGTCGTCCGCCGGTTTGCCGTTTGATGAATTACGGCAAGTACCGCTACGAACAGCAGAAACGCGAAAAAGAAGCACGTAAGAAGCAGAAAGTCATCACGTTAAAAGAAGTTAAGCTGCGTCCGAATATTGAGGACCACGACTTCTATGTGAAGATGAAAAACGCAATCCGTTTTTTGGAAGACGGAAGCAAAGTCAAAGTCACGATCATGTTCCGCGGCCGTGAACTCAGCCACCCGGAATTGGGCGAAAAGCTTTTAATCCGGTTTGCCGCTGAGCTCAAAGAGTTGGCTGAACAGGAACGCGGCCCGAAACTCGAAGGTCGCAACATGACGATGATGTTAGTACCGAAAAGTAAATGA
- a CDS encoding SLC13 family permease, giving the protein MKELWTTFIHDKMLIIASVVAFLSMLIVTPDAMYLSYFNGRTLVSMWLLMMVIAGLRRNHFFRWLARRLLQVGDKAHHVVLALLFFAFAMATFVTNDVAIFITLPLAMRTLRGAGLMQYGAFVAVLVGLAANCGSMLTPIGNPQNMFLFSATQLTALEIVKTTGPFALLAALLMYRRVSTHLPHTPITIQEFKPLSAQSKRNIALYLGALIVALLAIGNVLPLYPTAGVLFILTYLVYPHTHRHVDYGLLLTLCAFFIVAGNAVRMDWLAAYIVPLVARWPFTTAFLLSQCISDVPTAILLEPFGAPPRFLLLGVNLGAWGSPVASLASLIVFRLYKREKETYPPAFWPNFIRNNAYFLLLGLLLALLLGYR; this is encoded by the coding sequence ATGAAGGAACTATGGACGACTTTCATTCACGATAAAATGCTCATCATCGCGTCCGTCGTCGCTTTTTTGTCGATGCTCATCGTGACGCCCGATGCGATGTATCTGTCGTACTTTAACGGCCGCACGCTGGTATCCATGTGGCTCCTGATGATGGTCATCGCCGGTTTGCGCCGCAACCATTTTTTCCGCTGGCTCGCCCGTCGTTTGTTGCAGGTTGGCGACAAAGCCCATCACGTGGTGCTCGCGCTGCTGTTTTTCGCTTTCGCCATGGCCACTTTCGTCACGAATGATGTCGCGATCTTCATCACTTTACCGCTCGCGATGCGCACCTTACGCGGCGCTGGGCTGATGCAATACGGCGCGTTCGTCGCGGTGCTCGTCGGTCTCGCCGCCAACTGCGGCAGCATGTTGACGCCGATCGGCAATCCGCAAAATATGTTTTTATTTTCCGCGACCCAGCTGACCGCGCTGGAGATTGTCAAAACGACGGGTCCGTTCGCGTTGCTCGCCGCATTGCTCATGTACCGACGCGTCAGCACGCACTTGCCGCATACACCGATTACCATTCAGGAATTCAAACCGTTATCGGCGCAATCCAAGCGCAACATCGCGCTCTATCTCGGCGCATTGATCGTCGCCCTGCTCGCGATCGGCAACGTCTTGCCGCTGTATCCTACGGCGGGCGTGCTCTTTATTTTGACGTACCTCGTCTATCCGCATACGCATCGTCACGTGGATTACGGTCTGCTACTCACGCTGTGCGCTTTCTTCATCGTCGCCGGCAACGCCGTCCGCATGGATTGGCTCGCCGCCTACATCGTGCCGTTGGTGGCGCGGTGGCCATTTACCACCGCGTTTCTCTTGAGCCAATGCATCAGCGATGTGCCGACCGCGATTTTACTCGAACCGTTCGGCGCGCCGCCGCGTTTTCTTTTACTCGGTGTGAACCTGGGCGCTTGGGGCAGCCCCGTCGCCAGTCTCGCGAGCCTCATCGTTTTTCGACTTTACAAGCGCGAAAAAGAAACGTATCCGCCCGCATTTTGGCCGAATTTCATCCGCAACAACGCGTACTTCCTCTTGCTGGGATTACTGCTCGCGCTGCTGCTCGGCTATCGTTAA
- a CDS encoding 3D domain-containing protein, translated as MRTNWKKWGTHPVLLLCVFVIMVVSLVGFSMQPRTLTVIVDGRQQTIRTAAQSTAGIMRDAHIVLNEYDKVDLNTEKLADGSVLTVRRAVPITIREGAEMKATMSAGKTAAQAITEAGYDPGEYVTLIPADTPVKAGMEIPVGKYTTSEMTVEEAVPFKVVREPNDRMFAGAENVTQAGVNGKQKTKYRVLTVAGREVGRIPLESQPLQPAVDQVVQVGTRDIVNTSRGDIRFTKVINMEATAYHPMDGDGRGITASGMKAGYGVVAVDPDVIPMGTRVFVPGYGEAIAADTGGAIVGNRIDLCMESYDECYQYGRRNVEVYVLD; from the coding sequence ATGAGGACAAATTGGAAGAAATGGGGGACCCATCCGGTCCTTTTGCTCTGCGTCTTCGTCATTATGGTAGTGTCGCTGGTCGGCTTTTCAATGCAGCCGCGGACGCTTACCGTTATCGTTGACGGCAGACAGCAGACAATTCGCACAGCAGCGCAATCCACAGCAGGCATTATGCGTGATGCACACATCGTGTTAAATGAATATGACAAAGTGGATCTGAATACGGAGAAACTCGCTGACGGTTCCGTATTAACTGTGCGTCGTGCCGTTCCGATCACCATTCGGGAAGGCGCGGAGATGAAAGCAACGATGTCGGCAGGCAAGACCGCTGCGCAGGCGATCACCGAAGCGGGTTATGACCCGGGGGAATATGTGACGCTGATCCCGGCGGATACTCCGGTCAAGGCCGGCATGGAAATTCCGGTCGGTAAGTACACGACTTCGGAAATGACAGTGGAAGAGGCAGTTCCTTTCAAAGTCGTTCGCGAACCGAATGACCGCATGTTCGCCGGCGCGGAAAATGTGACGCAGGCGGGTGTGAACGGGAAACAGAAAACCAAGTACCGTGTGCTTACGGTAGCCGGTCGTGAAGTCGGCCGCATACCCTTGGAATCGCAACCGTTGCAGCCGGCAGTGGACCAGGTAGTGCAAGTCGGCACACGTGATATCGTCAATACCAGTCGCGGTGATATCCGATTCACGAAAGTGATCAATATGGAAGCGACAGCGTATCATCCGATGGACGGCGACGGCCGCGGGATTACCGCGAGCGGCATGAAAGCCGGTTACGGCGTGGTGGCGGTCGATCCGGATGTGATTCCGATGGGCACGCGCGTGTTTGTACCGGGTTACGGCGAAGCGATCGCTGCGGATACCGGCGGCGCGATTGTCGGCAATCGGATTGATTTATGCATGGAATCGTACGACGAATGTTACCAATACGGACGTCGTAACGTAGAAGTTTACGTACTGGATTAA
- the rpmG gene encoding 50S ribosomal protein L33, with the protein MRDAVTLACTECKQRNYQTNKNKKHTTERLELNKYCKFCKKQTLHRETK; encoded by the coding sequence ATGCGCGACGCGGTAACACTGGCTTGCACCGAATGCAAGCAACGCAACTACCAGACGAACAAAAACAAGAAACATACGACGGAACGTCTGGAACTCAACAAGTATTGCAAATTCTGTAAAAAACAAACGTTGCATCGCGAAACCAAATAA
- the ppk1 gene encoding polyphosphate kinase 1: MIDSARTQEMPELDHRYFLNRELSWLSFNERVLEEAVDPNNPLLEKLKFIAITGSNLDEFFMIRVAGLMHQRAGGIERRDNANMTPAEQLTAISHKCKQHVARQYRYLHDVLAGLYEEGLRLYTPEELTPDQVYWLDEYFDRTIYPVVTPLAVDASHPFPFLMSRTLNLAVLLHPNGHPNDVRTAILPVPSVLPRLIEIPGEYQTASGREFVWLEDVLRKRAGAFFQGHTIMDTRVFRITRDADLDIDEEGAEDLLDEVEKSLKRRRRGAAVRMEFEAGKATPLREFLRDELSLTEEDIYDIDGKLDVTQFFSLAGIAGFDHLRYVPVRPRRSYSVLTTKGEDLFAKIRNHDLFIHVPYESFATVEQFISDAAKDPHVLAIKQTLYRVSSDSKIVHALATAAENGKQVTVLMEVKARFDEENNILMGRRLEQAGAHVIYGLKGVKTHSKCTLVIRREPDGIRRYVHVGTGNYNGKTAKLYTDCGIFTASDLFGIDASNFFNLLSGYSDPPQWHKFIVAPMDLRRRSLELIEREINFAKKGEPARMIVKMNSLLDREIILKLYEASQAGVQIDCIVRGICVLKPGIKGVSENIRVRSLIGRFLEHSRVFWFANGGRPEVYISSADWMPRNLNDRVELMVPIESETHRQRLRELLQMQLDDNQKAHVMQPDGSYVKTIAAENPLAAQQKFQQIAEERDVPENLTLRQRLEPFYADELQ, from the coding sequence ATGATTGACTCTGCACGAACACAAGAGATGCCCGAGTTGGACCACCGTTACTTTTTGAATCGGGAATTGAGCTGGTTGAGTTTCAACGAACGCGTTTTGGAAGAAGCGGTAGATCCGAACAATCCGCTGCTCGAAAAATTGAAATTTATCGCGATTACGGGTTCCAATTTGGATGAGTTTTTCATGATCCGCGTGGCGGGGCTCATGCACCAGCGGGCCGGCGGCATCGAGCGGCGCGACAACGCCAATATGACGCCCGCGGAACAGCTGACGGCGATTTCGCACAAGTGCAAGCAGCATGTGGCGCGGCAGTATCGGTACTTGCATGATGTGTTGGCGGGTCTCTATGAAGAGGGATTGCGTTTGTACACGCCGGAGGAGCTGACTCCCGACCAGGTGTATTGGCTCGATGAATATTTTGACCGCACGATTTATCCGGTGGTCACGCCGCTGGCCGTCGACGCGAGTCACCCGTTTCCGTTTTTGATGAGCCGCACGTTGAATTTGGCGGTTCTGCTGCATCCGAACGGCCATCCGAACGATGTCCGTACCGCGATTTTGCCGGTGCCGAGCGTCTTGCCTCGACTGATTGAAATCCCGGGCGAATACCAAACGGCGAGCGGACGGGAATTCGTCTGGCTGGAGGACGTACTGCGCAAACGCGCGGGCGCGTTTTTCCAGGGACATACCATTATGGATACCCGCGTCTTTCGCATCACGCGCGATGCCGACCTCGATATCGACGAAGAAGGCGCCGAAGACCTGCTCGATGAAGTGGAAAAATCGTTAAAACGCCGCCGTCGCGGCGCCGCCGTGCGAATGGAATTTGAAGCGGGTAAAGCAACGCCGTTGCGCGAATTTTTGCGCGATGAATTGTCGCTCACGGAAGAAGATATCTATGATATCGACGGTAAACTCGATGTCACGCAGTTCTTTTCGCTGGCGGGAATCGCCGGGTTTGATCACCTGCGCTACGTGCCGGTGCGTCCGCGCCGTTCGTATTCGGTGCTCACCACCAAAGGCGAAGATCTGTTTGCCAAAATTCGCAATCATGATCTTTTCATTCATGTGCCGTACGAGTCTTTCGCGACCGTGGAACAGTTTATCAGCGACGCGGCGAAAGATCCGCACGTGCTCGCGATTAAGCAGACGCTGTATCGCGTCAGTTCGGATTCCAAAATCGTGCATGCGCTCGCGACGGCCGCCGAAAACGGCAAGCAGGTGACAGTGCTGATGGAAGTCAAAGCGCGCTTTGATGAAGAAAATAATATTTTGATGGGGCGGCGTCTGGAACAGGCCGGCGCGCATGTTATTTACGGTTTGAAGGGCGTGAAAACGCACTCGAAATGCACGCTCGTCATTCGTCGCGAACCGGACGGGATTCGTCGTTACGTGCATGTCGGCACGGGCAACTATAACGGCAAAACCGCGAAACTGTATACCGACTGCGGTATTTTTACAGCGAGCGATCTCTTCGGTATCGACGCCAGTAATTTTTTCAACCTCTTGTCTGGGTATTCCGATCCGCCGCAATGGCACAAATTCATCGTGGCGCCGATGGATTTACGCCGCCGCTCCCTCGAGCTCATCGAACGCGAGATTAACTTTGCCAAAAAAGGGGAACCGGCGCGGATGATCGTGAAGATGAATTCGCTTTTGGATCGCGAAATCATTTTGAAATTGTACGAAGCTTCCCAGGCCGGGGTGCAGATCGATTGCATCGTACGCGGGATTTGCGTATTGAAACCGGGCATTAAAGGCGTCAGTGAAAACATTCGCGTACGAAGCTTGATCGGACGCTTCCTGGAACACAGTCGCGTCTTTTGGTTTGCCAACGGCGGCCGTCCGGAAGTATACATCAGCTCCGCCGACTGGATGCCGCGCAACCTGAATGACCGTGTGGAATTGATGGTGCCGATCGAATCGGAAACGCATCGGCAGCGCCTGCGTGAACTGTTGCAAATGCAGTTGGACGATAACCAGAAAGCGCATGTGATGCAGCCGGACGGCAGCTACGTCAAAACGATCGCCGCGGAGAATCCGCTGGCGGCGCAACAGAAATTCCAGCAAATCGCCGAAGAGCGGGATGTTCCGGAAAATCTCACGTTACGGCAGCGCCTGGAGCCTTTTTACGCAGACGAACTCCAATAA
- a CDS encoding nucleotidyltransferase family protein, with protein MSAATEVVGIVAEYNPLHQGHVAQIKAVRKAFGDAPIVIALTGAFVQRGEPAVADPWTRARWALHAGADLVVELPAIFALRSAEHFAAGGVRLLHAVGVTTLVCGAENPDLAALKKLADGPNPTALQTALAQGLSYPAAMEAAFAATDPDIAPLLRTPNNILAAGYLRAIERYAPSLCLAPLLRERSDSAEGIAGISGSAVRARLQEGLVPRDMLPAYTYDDLSEALRAGVFPQPERYELLALQALRLLTPATLAQLGEFSEGLEDRWYAARNAATLAELWNDVKTKRYPQTRLSRLLVQVLLGMRRQDLNDAAKTGPAWVYPLAFTPRGAALLRNVTLPILDRYGKMRKTLPPQAVDWLVYDERATDLAALCCANPEYRAGGARFYRRPVTPTKELQ; from the coding sequence ATGTCAGCCGCTACCGAAGTCGTAGGCATTGTCGCCGAATATAACCCGTTGCATCAGGGGCATGTCGCCCAAATCAAGGCCGTGCGCAAGGCATTTGGCGATGCGCCGATCGTAATCGCGCTCACGGGCGCATTCGTGCAACGCGGCGAACCCGCCGTCGCCGATCCGTGGACGCGGGCGCGTTGGGCGCTGCACGCCGGCGCGGACTTGGTGGTGGAGCTGCCCGCGATATTCGCGCTGCGCAGCGCGGAGCATTTCGCGGCGGGCGGCGTGCGACTGCTGCACGCGGTCGGCGTGACGACCTTGGTCTGCGGCGCGGAAAATCCTGACCTCGCGGCGCTGAAAAAACTGGCCGACGGTCCAAATCCGACTGCGTTACAGACGGCGTTGGCGCAGGGATTAAGCTACCCCGCCGCGATGGAAGCGGCATTTGCCGCCACCGATCCGGACATCGCACCGCTCTTGCGCACACCGAATAATATTTTGGCCGCCGGCTACCTGCGCGCGATCGAGCGCTACGCGCCGTCACTTTGTTTGGCACCGTTACTGCGCGAACGCTCTGACAGCGCAGAGGGTATCGCGGGAATTTCCGGCAGCGCTGTGCGCGCGCGATTACAAGAAGGCCTCGTGCCGCGCGACATGCTGCCCGCGTATACATATGACGATCTTAGCGAAGCGTTGCGAGCGGGCGTGTTCCCACAGCCCGAACGGTATGAACTGCTCGCGCTGCAGGCGCTGCGTCTGCTGACACCCGCGACACTTGCTCAACTCGGCGAATTTTCCGAAGGTTTGGAAGATCGCTGGTACGCGGCGCGTAACGCGGCAACGCTTGCGGAGCTTTGGAACGATGTCAAAACCAAACGCTATCCGCAGACGCGGCTTTCTCGTTTGCTGGTACAGGTGTTGCTCGGCATGCGTCGACAGGATTTGAACGATGCCGCAAAGACCGGTCCGGCTTGGGTGTATCCGCTCGCTTTTACCCCGCGCGGAGCGGCCTTATTGCGCAACGTCACACTGCCCATTCTCGATCGCTACGGCAAAATGCGTAAAACGTTGCCGCCGCAGGCTGTCGACTGGCTCGTATACGATGAACGCGCCACCGACTTGGCGGCGCTTTGCTGCGCCAACCCGGAATACCGCGCGGGCGGCGCGCGTTTTTATCGCCGCCCCGTGACACCGACTAAGGAACTGCAATGA
- the rplT gene encoding 50S ribosomal protein L20, whose translation MARVKKGVTARRRHKKILKLAKGYRGARNRQFKKANESVMHSLAYARRDRRQKKREFRRLWIARINAAARLNGMNYSTLIAGLNKAGVGINRKMLSDMAIQDPAAFTKLTELAKNA comes from the coding sequence ATGGCACGAGTAAAAAAAGGCGTGACTGCACGCCGTCGTCATAAAAAAATCTTAAAGTTAGCGAAAGGCTATCGTGGTGCTCGTAATCGTCAGTTCAAAAAAGCGAACGAATCCGTTATGCACTCGTTGGCGTATGCACGCCGCGACCGTCGTCAGAAAAAACGCGAATTCCGTCGCCTTTGGATCGCCCGTATCAATGCGGCGGCCCGCCTGAACGGCATGAACTACAGCACCCTGATCGCCGGCTTGAACAAAGCGGGTGTCGGGATCAACCGTAAGATGCTTTCCGACATGGCCATTCAAGATCCGGCCGCGTTCACCAAGCTGACCGAGCTTGCCAAAAACGCGTAA